A single Cryptococcus deuterogattii R265 chromosome 2, complete sequence DNA region contains:
- a CDS encoding protein transporter, whose protein sequence is MDEEQTFASLISSTTLPSRPTWDVPSTSPSQDADPWANPFSADTTTLPTAFSSPALPSSSPKRTTISPYVEQLEREASARPFPDPPSVIAAREQELVQKAEALAQQRNVYASSAFASPFESPAINAGPAENDPFGNPFAQSSSMAQGRDPASILFPPAPANGPLPPATSSQTEEQGKEILKNLIDDGLTEDGDSGRSLKRAFKKSAQVPREKREVGSERSKAYVFSPKKKDSEEETKQKSLKDDMQADKVAKGVEELLLSGKNALEEDRKKEDLDQHQPQETSIDAPSPATPKANIRTPRSPTSVPLPISVVTTPIATRQSTPVPPTENLPIHAKEQTKAGKEKDEASSVTLSTPLSNRVSVSPLDAPSVEESYKDLSVGDPSPKQTHSSKSTWNTPQPEESQTPVSTTATRFGGRGWGSLDEDDNDGLFGKRTLGLTSGSVTGAMASWGEEEESGWGEPGLASLDGSTTLPSDDRSDEPTPSQPKLEPEPPYASSASSDSTTAPSLPTKRPALPYFEISVSDPTRVGDPVRGYTVYTIRTRTSSPHYRQSTFSCLRRFSDFLWLFEQLSHNNPGVIVPPMPDKHSWGRFEDQFVETRRLALERCLKKITSNPILQLDPDLRLFLESDNFAYESKERKHQIAVQTSSTEKGGLLAGWTGAKFIEQDEWFNSRRAFLEALESQLKSLGKAIEISSKHRVELAVSLADYAESLTALAESDLGASLSAALSQMSSLVARERDYAEWHAKSEVGELLNLADEYIRFIGSVRSAFAARVDSWKVWQEKDKEVARMKAAREKARVSGKLGDRVQSSLKEIMEAERRVREASLEFDRLTKLVKTEFVRFERERVLEFKETLERYLDGLIEKEKEMIKGWEGLHSVVARVMEKSQGGQSVGQQV, encoded by the exons ATGGACGAGGAGCAAACTTTCGCAAGCctcatatcctccacaACCCTTCCCTCGCGCCCAACGTGGGATGTGCCTTCCACATCCCCCTCCCAAGACGCAGATCCCTGGGCAAACCCATTCTCAGCCGATACCACCACCTTGCCCACAGCTTTCTCATCGCCCGCTctaccttcctcctcacctAAACGAACCACCATATCGCCCTATGTGGAGCAGCTTGAAAGGGAGGCCAGCGCACGACCCTTTCCAGATCCGCCCTCTGTCATCGCCGCGAGGGAACAAGAGCTCGTCCAGAAGGCAGAGGCTCTGGCTCAGCAGCGAAATGTGTATGCGAGCAGCGCCTTTGCCTCACCTTTCGAGTCCCCTGCCATCAATGCAGGGCCAGCAGAGAATGATCCATTCGGCAACCCCTTTGCacaatcctcctccatgGCTCAAGGGAGGGATCCAGCCAGTATACTTTTTCCTCCGGCTCCGGCTAATGGGCCTTTACCCCCGGCAACCTCTAGCCAGACCGAGGAACAGGGCAAGGAGATACTCAAGAATCTCATCGACGATGGTCTGACAGAAGACGGTGATTCGGGGAGAAGTCTTAAAAGAGCTTTCAAGAAGAGTGCACAAGTGCCCCGTGAGAAGCGCGAAGTCGGATCCGAACGCTCCAAGGCGTATGTATTCAgtccgaagaagaaagactctgaagaagagacaaagCAGAAATCATTAAAGGATGATATGCAGGCTGACAAAGTGGCGAAAGGCGTGGAAGAGTTGTTACTTTCCGGCAAGAATGCTTTGGAGGaagacaggaagaaggaggactTGGACCAACATCAACCTCAAG AGACTTCCATTGACGCTCCTTCACCAGCTACTCCCAAGGCAAACATTCGCACGCCCCGTTCTCCTACGTCcgttcctcttccaatctctGTTGTTACCACTCCCATCGCCACTCGGCAATCGACACCAGTGCCTCCCACAGAAAATTTGCCCATCCATGCAAAAGAACAGACGAAGgcagggaaagaaaaggacgaGGCATCCTCTGTAACTTTGTCAACGCCTCTATCGAACCGCGTTTCTGTATCGCCCCTTGATGCCCCTTCTGTTGAAGAATCGTACAAGGATCTGTCCGTTGGCGATCCTTCCCCTAAGCAGACACACTCCAGTAAATCTACTTGGAATACACCGCAGCCAGAGGAGTCACAAACTCCTGTGAGCACGACCGCGACCAGATTTGGAGGCAGGGGCTGGGGTTCCTTGGATGAGGACGATAATGATGGTTTGTTTGGCAAACGCACATTAGGTCTGACATCGGGATCTGTTACAGGAGCCATGGCTTCAtggggtgaagaagaagagagtggCTGGGGTGAACCGGGACTTGCTAGTTTAGATGGGAGTACCACCTTGCCCTCTGACGATAGGTCAGATGAACCGACCCCATCCCAACCGAAACTGGAGCCTGAACCTCCGTATGCCTCCTCCGCTTCCTCTGATTCTACTACTGCACCTAGCCTGCCAACCAAGCGCCCCGCACTTCCCTATTTTGAGATATCAGTTTCCGACCCTACGCGTGTAGGTGACCCAGTACGTGGGTACACGGTCTACACCATTCGTACTCGCACTTCATCCCCGCACTACCGACAGTCCACATTTTCCTGTCTCCGCCGATTCTCTGATTTCCTTTGGCTTTTCGAACAGCTCAGTCACAACAACCCTGGCGTCATCGTACCACCGATGCCAGATAAGCATTCTTGGGGGAGGTTTGAGGATCAGTTTGTTGAAACGAGGCGCCTGGCCTTGGAAAGgtgtttgaagaagattacCAGTAACCCAATCCTCCAACTTGACCCCGACCTTCGCCTTTTTTTAGAGAGCGACAACTTTGCGTACGAATCCAAAGAACGTAAGCACCAGATTGCTGTTCAGACCTCATCGACTGAGAAAGGCGGACTGTTGGCGGGATGGACTGGTGCAAAATTTATCGAACAAGACGAATGGTTCAATAGCCGTAGAGCCTTCCTCGAGGCCCTTGAAAGCCAACTCAAATCTCTTGGCAAAGCCATCGAGATTTCTTCTAAACATCGGGTCGAGCTTGCTGTTTCCCTCGCCGATTATGCCGAATCTCTCACCGCTTTAGCTGAATCTGATCTCGGTGCTTCTCTCTCTGCCGCTCTTTCACAAATGTCGAGTCTAGTTGCTCGTGAAAGAGATTACGCAGAGTGGCATGCAAAGTCCGAAGTAGGGGAGCTACTTAACCTCGCCGACGAGTATATACGTTTCATAGGGTCGGTGAGAAGCGCTTTTGCGGCTAGGGTGGACAGCTGGAAAGTGTGGcaagaaaaggataagGAAGTGGCCAGGATGAAGGCAGCAAGAGAGAAGGCTAGGGTATCGGGGAAATTGGGTGACAGAGTGCAAAGCAGCTTAAAAGAAATTATGGAG GCTGAGCGCCGCGTACGTGAAGCTTCACTCGAATTTGATCGCCTGACCAAACTTGTTAAAACTGAATTCGTCCGCTTTGAGCGTGAGCGAGTCCTTGAATTCAAGGAGACCTTGGAGAGGTATTTAGATGGATTAattgagaaagagaaagaaatgattaaaggatgggaggggTTGCACAGCGTGGTTGCTAGggtgatggaaaagagtCAAGGAGGACAGTCGGTGGGACAACAAGTGTAA